A part of Melittangium boletus DSM 14713 genomic DNA contains:
- the def gene encoding peptide deformylase, whose amino-acid sequence MARDIVIWPNKVLTTPTQPVTDFGDKLTTLLDDMFESLKEAEGIGIAANQVGVPLRCSWVGREDGTFFEIINPRILEQSGEVTLEEGCLSVPDQFAKTPRFHKVKVKYQDRSGAWHELEAEGKLAHVLQHEIGHLDGHVFVELLPQLKRTLILEKMQKLQKALKRRKNQGE is encoded by the coding sequence ATGGCTCGGGACATCGTCATCTGGCCGAACAAGGTCCTCACCACGCCGACCCAACCGGTGACGGACTTCGGGGACAAACTCACCACGCTGCTGGACGACATGTTCGAGTCGCTCAAGGAGGCGGAGGGCATTGGCATCGCGGCCAATCAGGTGGGCGTGCCGTTGCGCTGCTCGTGGGTGGGCCGCGAGGACGGGACGTTCTTCGAGATCATCAACCCTCGAATCCTGGAGCAGTCGGGCGAGGTGACCCTGGAGGAAGGGTGCCTGTCGGTGCCGGACCAGTTCGCGAAGACGCCGCGCTTCCACAAGGTGAAGGTGAAGTACCAGGATCGCTCGGGCGCGTGGCACGAGCTGGAAGCGGAAGGCAAGCTCGCGCACGTGTTGCAGCACGAGATTGGCCACCTGGACGGTCACGTCTTCGTGGAACTGCTGCCCCAGCTCAAGCGGACCCTCATCCTGGAGAAGATGCAGAAGCTGCAGAAGGCGCTCAAGCGCCGCAAGAACCAGGGCGAGTGA
- a CDS encoding Uma2 family endonuclease: MSPEERERVVAELPGEVTDAEMSPPEGDLHFQAKVRALDTLRGHFTRRRREVYLAAELPVYYPDERRFAPDLLAVLDAPVHERSKWMVSAEGKGLDFVLEVHVGGDRRKDARRNVARYARLGIPEYFIYDRSRERLLGYQLPMPEAREYVPMVPRGGVFVSERLGVELRLEEGRLRFFAGKEMLLEPDEMISRLEELSERLRHRADEALQRVDAAQRWALEAEKAAERRAAEVREQAAEAERRAAEAERQAVESERRAREAERREEALRAELERLREAGSGRG; encoded by the coding sequence ATGAGCCCCGAGGAACGGGAGCGGGTGGTGGCGGAGCTACCCGGGGAGGTGACGGACGCGGAGATGTCTCCTCCGGAGGGGGATCTGCACTTCCAGGCGAAGGTGCGCGCGCTGGACACGCTGCGGGGGCACTTCACGCGGCGGCGGCGGGAGGTGTACTTGGCGGCCGAACTGCCCGTGTACTACCCGGACGAGCGCCGCTTCGCGCCGGATCTCCTGGCGGTGCTGGACGCGCCGGTGCACGAGCGGAGCAAGTGGATGGTGAGCGCCGAGGGCAAGGGGTTGGACTTCGTGCTCGAGGTGCACGTGGGAGGAGATCGGAGGAAGGACGCCCGGAGGAACGTGGCCCGTTACGCGCGCCTGGGGATTCCCGAGTACTTCATCTACGACCGGAGCCGGGAGCGGTTGCTGGGGTACCAGTTGCCGATGCCGGAGGCGCGGGAGTACGTGCCGATGGTACCGCGCGGGGGCGTTTTCGTGTCGGAGCGGCTGGGGGTGGAACTGCGCCTGGAGGAGGGGCGGCTGCGCTTCTTCGCGGGGAAGGAGATGCTGCTCGAACCAGACGAGATGATCTCTCGGCTGGAGGAGTTGTCCGAGCGCCTGCGGCACCGGGCGGACGAGGCGCTGCAGCGGGTGGATGCGGCCCAGCGCTGGGCCCTCGAGGCGGAGAAGGCGGCGGAACGGCGGGCGGCGGAGGTCCGGGAGCAGGCGGCGGAAGCCGAGCGACGGGCGGCGGAAGCCGAGAGGCAAGCGGTGGAGTCCGAGCGACGGGCGCGGGAGGCGGAGCGGCGGGAGGAGGCGCTTCGGGCCGAACTGGAGCGGCTTCGGGAGGCGGGAAGCGGACGGGGATGA
- the rnhA gene encoding ribonuclease HI — MSLPLVHIYCDGACSPNPGIGGWGSILISPAHDKRRELSGAEPHTTNNRMELTAALMALRALKAPCDVQLFTDSQYVRNAFEEKWLEKWQRTGWKTSSKQPVQNADLWQALLEQTKVHRVKWNWVRGHSGHEENERADALAVAARLALAATLGR; from the coding sequence ATGTCCCTGCCCCTCGTGCACATCTATTGTGACGGCGCGTGCTCGCCCAACCCCGGCATTGGCGGCTGGGGCTCCATCCTCATCTCCCCGGCGCACGACAAGCGCCGCGAGCTGAGCGGCGCCGAGCCGCATACCACCAACAACCGCATGGAGCTCACCGCGGCGCTCATGGCGCTGCGGGCCCTCAAGGCCCCGTGCGACGTGCAGCTCTTCACGGACTCGCAGTACGTGCGCAACGCCTTCGAGGAGAAGTGGCTGGAGAAGTGGCAGCGCACGGGCTGGAAGACCTCGAGCAAGCAGCCGGTGCAGAACGCGGACCTGTGGCAGGCCCTGTTGGAGCAGACGAAGGTGCACCGGGTGAAGTGGAACTGGGTGCGAGGCCACTCCGGGCACGAGGAGAACGAGCGCGCGGACGCGCTGGCGGTGGCGGCCCGGCTGGCGCTCGCGGCGACGCTGGGCCGCTGA
- a CDS encoding TIGR02265 family protein — protein sequence MMTSDCGLAPDLEPGDSLEDLSRRLALVIPGDTVRGTFFLGTLDMVRECRGEAGVRRCLAAVDEPRFMEFFHYPVGTFLRLNEAAVVELTLRGEGNWTWAQRRLGRRAAADLLSSAAGRALVLLSRGETRRLMGNLPSAYRAAVNHGERSVVWEGERRGRVIMRRDFMPCAFHEGLLAALLESTKAQGVGVQGARLDVLDGEYRVEWE from the coding sequence ATGATGACGAGCGACTGTGGGCTGGCGCCGGACCTGGAGCCGGGGGACTCGTTGGAGGACCTGTCGCGGCGGCTGGCCCTGGTCATTCCGGGCGATACGGTGCGGGGCACCTTCTTCCTGGGCACGCTGGACATGGTGCGCGAGTGCCGGGGAGAAGCAGGGGTGCGCCGCTGCCTCGCGGCGGTGGACGAGCCGCGCTTCATGGAGTTCTTCCATTACCCCGTGGGCACCTTCCTGCGGCTGAACGAGGCGGCGGTGGTGGAGCTGACGCTGAGGGGGGAGGGGAACTGGACGTGGGCGCAGCGGAGGCTCGGGCGTCGGGCGGCGGCGGACCTGCTCTCGAGCGCGGCGGGCCGGGCGTTGGTGCTCTTGTCGCGGGGCGAGACGCGGCGGCTGATGGGCAACCTGCCCTCGGCCTACCGGGCGGCGGTGAATCACGGGGAGCGCTCGGTGGTGTGGGAGGGAGAGCGCCGGGGCCGGGTCATCATGCGGCGCGACTTCATGCCGTGCGCCTTCCACGAGGGGCTGCTCGCGGCGCTGCTGGAGTCCACGAAGGCCCAGGGCGTGGGGGTCCAGGGCGCGCGGCTGGACGTGCTGGATGGCGAGTACCGGGTGGAGTGGGAGTAG
- a CDS encoding sigma 54-interacting transcriptional regulator, with protein MTAPSDPPVLPTPSERKPLYVQVVTQPHLQGCCAVNISETGIGLIATPGGRTQGPREGEDLEMAFTLPDSRARIHVRGTVRWRHDPAERDEGGVTALGVSFHSFEGSDGVALKRYLLDHQLYVAVVYAEESELKELRVALDNHVRLRFVQAPEDVDTLLGRGDVSALLICGRDEARAVALVERLATRRAEADPTGAGPASDLSPRILYCAPAMPTRLVELFNQGKIFRALTPPFEPVALRQAVLQASRELGLRTEQRRAALELERNLLRERAREAPGLATGADVAEEPGFRSPAMRRVLELVRVAAPHRVAVLLQGETGTGKEVLARVIHRLSGRSSQSLVVQDCGTLTETLLESELFGHVKGAFTGAVADHPGLFVLADGGTIFLDEIENTTPALQSKLLRVLESGDVRPVGGTQVRRVDVRIIAASNRDLSEEVQAGRFRSDLFYRLNSFTVDLPPLRERPEDVLDLARYFLAHFNRTLRRTAAGLADDAAQVLLWAKWPGNVRELRNCMERAVLLSGEDELVRARHLPPALVGNAEGVRRQQVRVSGAGSLRERLEQLEREIIRDALEQHGGVVRRAAAALEMDPVTLGRRVRRHGLQAKDS; from the coding sequence ATGACGGCCCCGAGCGATCCCCCCGTTCTCCCGACGCCCAGCGAGCGCAAACCCCTCTACGTGCAGGTGGTCACCCAACCGCACCTCCAGGGCTGCTGCGCCGTCAACATCAGCGAGACGGGGATTGGACTCATCGCCACTCCGGGCGGGCGCACGCAGGGGCCCCGGGAGGGGGAGGATCTGGAAATGGCCTTCACCCTGCCGGACTCGCGCGCGCGCATCCATGTGCGCGGCACGGTGCGCTGGCGGCACGATCCCGCCGAGCGGGACGAGGGCGGAGTGACGGCCCTGGGCGTGAGCTTCCATTCCTTCGAGGGCTCGGATGGGGTGGCGCTCAAGCGCTACCTGCTGGACCATCAGCTCTACGTGGCCGTGGTGTACGCGGAGGAGAGCGAGCTCAAGGAGCTGCGCGTGGCGCTCGACAACCACGTGCGGCTGCGCTTCGTGCAGGCCCCCGAGGACGTGGACACGCTCCTGGGCCGCGGGGACGTGAGCGCGCTGCTCATCTGCGGCCGGGACGAGGCGCGCGCGGTGGCCCTGGTGGAGCGCCTGGCCACGCGGCGCGCGGAGGCGGATCCCACCGGCGCCGGGCCCGCGAGCGACCTGTCCCCCCGCATCCTCTATTGCGCCCCCGCCATGCCCACGCGGCTCGTGGAGCTGTTCAACCAGGGGAAAATCTTCCGCGCCCTCACGCCCCCCTTCGAGCCCGTGGCGCTGCGTCAGGCGGTGCTCCAGGCCAGCCGCGAGCTGGGCCTGCGCACCGAGCAACGGCGGGCGGCGCTGGAGCTCGAGCGCAACCTCTTGCGCGAGCGCGCGCGGGAAGCCCCCGGGCTCGCCACCGGGGCGGACGTGGCCGAGGAGCCGGGCTTTCGCAGCCCCGCCATGCGCCGGGTGCTGGAGCTGGTGCGGGTGGCGGCCCCCCACCGGGTGGCCGTGCTCCTGCAGGGAGAGACGGGCACGGGCAAGGAGGTCCTCGCGCGCGTCATCCACCGGCTGAGCGGCCGCAGCAGCCAGTCGCTCGTGGTGCAGGACTGCGGCACCCTCACCGAGACGCTGCTGGAGAGCGAGCTGTTCGGCCACGTGAAGGGCGCCTTCACCGGCGCCGTGGCGGACCACCCGGGCCTGTTCGTGCTCGCCGACGGGGGCACCATCTTCCTGGACGAAATCGAGAACACCACGCCCGCGCTCCAGTCCAAGCTCTTGCGCGTGCTGGAGAGCGGCGACGTGCGGCCGGTGGGCGGCACCCAGGTGCGCCGGGTGGACGTGCGCATCATCGCCGCGAGCAACCGCGACCTCTCCGAGGAAGTCCAGGCGGGCCGCTTCCGCAGCGACCTGTTCTACCGGCTCAACAGCTTCACCGTGGACCTGCCCCCCTTGCGCGAGCGGCCCGAGGACGTGCTGGACCTGGCGCGCTACTTCCTCGCCCACTTCAACCGCACCCTGCGGCGCACGGCGGCGGGCCTCGCCGATGACGCCGCGCAGGTGCTCCTGTGGGCGAAGTGGCCGGGCAACGTGCGCGAGCTGCGCAACTGCATGGAGCGCGCCGTGCTCCTGTCCGGCGAGGACGAGCTGGTGCGCGCCCGGCACCTGCCTCCGGCGCTCGTGGGCAACGCGGAGGGTGTGCGGCGGCAGCAGGTGCGCGTGAGCGGCGCGGGCTCGCTGCGCGAGCGGCTGGAGCAGTTGGAGCGGGAAATCATCCGCGATGCCCTGGAGCAACACGGCGGCGTGGTGCGGCGCGCGGCCGCCGCGCTGGAGATGGATCCCGTGACGCTCGGTCGCCGGGTGCGCCGGCACGGCCTGCAAGCCAAGGACTCGTGA
- a CDS encoding MASE1 domain-containing protein: MPESKHIIQRWPPLAAGGLFILLYSASAWLGMRLTPPGEHFSAIWPPAGVLLTALLITRWRHWPPLLVTAILLEPLATAPGQWPTPGTLILSADNALEALVGAFLLRRYVGFRPSMQRVRDVLSLLGLTVLFCPVLSATPGATLLALNDKVAWADWWRQWRVFWVGDAMGVLLVAPLLLTWGASGSVPWPRRRVVELMALLLGLVATVHLAFEWAPATPSPHHPLPYAAFPFILWAALRFEARGTSLALLALAAVTVAHTLMGHGPFALAASDTLESTPAAATTASLLFLQSFLAAVGGSGLLLAGAVSEQRRAREKSDRLNEELSESLRELAAAQRELVRRERLAAVGELSASVAHEVRNPLAVIANSVAALLRLSRPEANSTTWELLGVMGEEVQRLDLLVNGLLDFARPLSPRLLSQPLAPVVEGALESALRSGVRPGPLEVTRALDPELPEAPLDAQLLHRALSNLFLNALQAMPQGGALRVELGRTEAREGPPQALISITDTGTGISPEVMRRLFEPFFTTKALGTGLGLAIVRGIIEAHHGQVAVQSTPGQGTTFTVRLPLEPAPPRARPRA; the protein is encoded by the coding sequence GTGCCCGAGTCCAAGCACATCATCCAACGCTGGCCGCCCCTCGCAGCGGGAGGGCTGTTCATCCTGCTGTACAGCGCCAGCGCCTGGCTGGGCATGCGGCTGACGCCCCCCGGCGAGCACTTCTCCGCCATCTGGCCGCCCGCTGGCGTGCTGCTCACCGCCCTGCTGATCACGCGCTGGCGGCACTGGCCCCCGCTGCTCGTGACGGCCATCCTCCTGGAGCCCCTGGCCACCGCGCCGGGCCAGTGGCCCACGCCCGGCACGCTGATTCTGTCCGCGGACAACGCCCTGGAAGCGCTCGTCGGAGCCTTCCTCCTGCGCCGCTACGTGGGCTTCCGCCCGTCCATGCAGCGGGTGCGCGACGTGTTGAGCCTGCTCGGCCTCACCGTGCTGTTCTGCCCCGTGCTCAGCGCCACCCCGGGCGCCACCCTGCTCGCCCTGAACGACAAGGTGGCCTGGGCGGACTGGTGGCGGCAGTGGCGGGTCTTCTGGGTGGGTGACGCCATGGGCGTGCTGCTCGTGGCCCCCCTGCTGCTCACCTGGGGCGCCTCGGGCTCCGTGCCCTGGCCCCGCCGCCGCGTCGTGGAGCTGATGGCGCTGCTGCTCGGGCTCGTGGCCACCGTGCACCTGGCCTTCGAGTGGGCCCCGGCGACGCCCAGCCCCCACCACCCCCTGCCCTACGCGGCCTTCCCCTTCATCCTCTGGGCGGCGCTGCGCTTCGAGGCGCGGGGCACCTCCCTCGCCCTGCTCGCGCTCGCCGCGGTGACGGTGGCCCACACGCTCATGGGCCACGGCCCCTTCGCCCTCGCCGCGAGCGACACCCTGGAGAGCACCCCCGCGGCCGCCACCACCGCGAGCCTCCTCTTCCTCCAGTCCTTCCTCGCGGCGGTGGGCGGCTCCGGACTGCTGCTCGCGGGCGCCGTGAGCGAGCAGCGGCGCGCGCGCGAGAAGAGCGACCGGCTCAACGAGGAGCTGAGTGAGTCCCTGCGGGAGCTGGCCGCCGCGCAGCGCGAGCTGGTGCGGCGCGAGCGCCTGGCCGCCGTGGGCGAGCTGTCCGCCAGCGTGGCCCACGAGGTGCGCAACCCCCTGGCCGTCATCGCCAACTCCGTGGCCGCGCTCCTCCGCCTGTCACGCCCCGAGGCCAACAGCACCACGTGGGAGCTGCTCGGCGTCATGGGCGAGGAGGTGCAGCGGTTGGACCTGCTCGTCAATGGCCTGCTCGACTTCGCCCGGCCCCTCTCGCCCCGCCTGTTGTCCCAGCCGCTCGCGCCCGTGGTGGAGGGCGCCCTGGAGTCCGCCTTGCGCTCCGGAGTCCGTCCCGGCCCGCTCGAGGTGACACGCGCGCTCGACCCCGAACTCCCCGAGGCGCCGCTCGACGCCCAGCTCCTGCACCGGGCGCTCAGCAACCTGTTCCTCAACGCGTTGCAGGCCATGCCCCAGGGGGGCGCGCTCCGGGTGGAGCTCGGCCGGACCGAGGCGCGCGAGGGCCCACCCCAGGCCCTCATCTCCATCACCGACACGGGCACCGGCATCTCCCCGGAGGTGATGCGGCGCCTGTTCGAGCCCTTCTTCACCACCAAGGCGCTGGGCACCGGCCTGGGGCTCGCCATCGTGCGCGGCATCATCGAGGCCCACCACGGTCAGGTGGCGGTGCAGAGCACCCCGGGACAGGGCACCACCTTCACCGTCCGCCTGCCCCTGGAGCCCGCCCCTCCCCGCGCGAGGCCTCGCGCCTAG
- a CDS encoding cell wall protein: MSIEKPLRELVQAELKTRLAPMHKAITRMDARLDIVPELVDIIHRLAPLATRMQSLQLALPGLSLPIPGRGKAAPAARKAPVARQAPVARQAPVARQAPVAPASREAASSAAVPAPRGRPAGPAVVARAVEEGRRCAVIGCKRPARSKGYCSAHYQKLRLLVKSDRRPSSWVDDASPQSVPDVVLPRGRAASKAREETPAPTPVRPEPPKPKAWVRKKGAKERVSLH; encoded by the coding sequence ATGTCGATCGAGAAACCGTTGCGAGAACTGGTGCAGGCGGAGTTGAAGACCCGTCTGGCGCCCATGCACAAGGCCATCACGCGGATGGATGCGCGCCTGGACATCGTTCCGGAGCTCGTGGACATCATCCACCGGCTGGCGCCCCTGGCCACGCGCATGCAGTCGCTGCAGCTGGCGCTGCCGGGATTGTCGCTGCCCATCCCCGGACGAGGCAAGGCCGCGCCCGCGGCCCGTAAGGCTCCCGTGGCGCGTCAGGCTCCCGTGGCACGTCAGGCTCCCGTGGCGCGTCAGGCTCCCGTGGCGCCCGCTTCCCGTGAGGCTGCCTCGAGCGCGGCGGTTCCCGCGCCCCGGGGCCGTCCCGCTGGCCCGGCCGTCGTGGCGCGCGCGGTGGAGGAGGGCCGTCGTTGCGCCGTCATCGGGTGCAAGCGGCCCGCGCGCTCGAAGGGGTATTGCTCGGCGCACTACCAGAAGCTGCGGCTGCTGGTGAAGAGCGACCGCAGGCCGTCGAGCTGGGTGGATGACGCCTCGCCGCAGTCGGTGCCGGACGTGGTGCTGCCGCGGGGCCGCGCGGCCTCCAAGGCTCGCGAGGAGACGCCCGCTCCCACGCCTGTCCGCCCCGAGCCGCCCAAGCCCAAGGCCTGGGTGCGCAAGAAGGGCGCGAAGGAGCGCGTGTCGCTGCACTGA